From Coffea arabica cultivar ET-39 chromosome 2e, Coffea Arabica ET-39 HiFi, whole genome shotgun sequence, the proteins below share one genomic window:
- the LOC140036605 gene encoding GDSL esterase/lipase At5g33370-like — protein sequence MSPPNTSIPALFLNIFGLLFALQAGVSRVEGRAFFVFGDSLVDSGNNNYLVTSARADSPPYGLDYPTHRPTGRFSNGFNIPDIISQNIGASESPLPYLDPELNGRRLLVGANFASAGVGILNDTGIQFVNIIRISLQLEYFREYQQRVSALIGAQQAKQLVNQALVLMTLGGNDFVNNYYLVPNSARSRQYALPDYVRFLISEYQKVLTRLYDLGARRVIVTGTGPLGCVPAELAMRSRNGECSAELQRAAGLFNPQLIQMLRGLNSKIGKDVFIGANAQQMHNDFITNPGAFGFVTSKVACCGQGPYNGLGLCTGLSNLCPNRDQYAFWDPFHPSEKANKIIVQQILTGSTDYMTPMNLSTILAMDS from the exons ATGTCTCCTCCTAACACATCCATTCCTGCccttttcttgaatatttttggCCTTCTATTTGCACTCCAAGCAGGGGTTTCTCGAGTTGAGGGTCGTGCTTTCTTTGTGTTCGGAGACTCCCTAGTCGACAGTGGGAACAACAACTATTTGGTGACAAGTGCTCGTGCTGATTCACCTCCTTATGGACTTGATTATCCAACTCATAGACCAACCGGCCGCTTCTCTAATGGCTTCAACATACCTGACATTATCA GTCAAAATATTGGTGCATCAGAATCACCGTTGCCATACTTGGATCCGGAACTGAATGGTAGAAGACTGCTTGTCGGTGCCAATTTTGCATCAGCTGGTGTGGGAATTCTCAACGATACCGGAATCCAATTT GTGAACATAATTAGAATCTCCTTACAGTTGGAATACTTCAGAGAATATCAACAACGAGTGAGTGCATTGATAGGAGCCCAACAGGCAAAGCAACTTGTGAACCAAGCACTAGTTCTTATGACCTTGGGAGGCAATGACTTTGTTAACAACTACTATTTAGTGCCAAACTCTGCAAGATCACGTCAATATGCTCTACCTGATTACGTTCGTTTTCTCATTTCTGAGTATCAGAAAGTTTTGACG AGGCTTTATGATCTTGGAGCCCGCAGGGTCATCGTCACTGGCACAGGACCATTAGGCTGCGTCCCAGCAGAACTGGCAATGCGCAGTAGAAATGGTGAATGCTCAGCTGAACTACAACGAGCAGCAGGCCTATTCAATCCACAGTTAATTCAAATGCTGAGGGGGTTAAACAGTAAAATAGGGAAGGATGTTTTTATTGGTGCAAATGCTCAACAAATGCATAATGATTTCATCACAAATCCCGGAGCTTTTG GATTTGTTACATCAAAGGTAGCATGCTGCGGGCAAGGACCTTACAATGGGCTTGGGCTCTGCACAGGATTATCTAACTTGTGCCCGAATAGAGACCAATATGCATTTTGGGATCCATTCCATCCGTCAGAGAAGGCAAACAAAATAATTGTGCAACAAATCCTGACGGGCTCAACTGATTACATGACACCCATGAATCTCAGCACTATCCTGGCCATGGATTCTTAA